Proteins co-encoded in one Pseudomonas beijingensis genomic window:
- a CDS encoding acyltransferase family protein produces the protein MRVEKRFHSLDSFRGLMAISVMLYHLRVSGSFTEWLLFRHAEIFVSFFFVLSGFVLMHAYGSSAQFVFRKFFITRTFRLLPLHLFMLAIFILLECGRYMAAQKGMDFNNEPFSGKFAPSEILPNALLLQSWTHLTNPLSFNYPSWSISIEYYTYMIFALILGIAFGIRTWAWATMVLVALALMYAGNTFFTIESLRGLAYFFTGCLAYTVYVKLPRPNQTQTWLLTTLEVLALAAALVFVVNDFAAKQLLASPVFGVIVVIFAFDGGSVSRLLARRGFGFLGKLSYSIYLTHAAVLFCVVSAFMVARKIFGVDIAPMVDGTRYLDLGNVPLNNLIALLVVGLVVLVSMFTYRYVEMTGQSLGRALANNTAHSSPALRSDTEI, from the coding sequence ATGCGCGTAGAGAAGCGGTTTCACTCATTGGACAGTTTCAGGGGGTTGATGGCGATTTCAGTAATGCTCTACCACTTGCGCGTCAGCGGAAGTTTTACCGAATGGTTGTTATTTCGCCATGCCGAAATATTCGTATCTTTCTTTTTTGTATTGAGTGGCTTTGTATTGATGCATGCCTATGGCAGCTCCGCACAGTTTGTTTTTCGCAAATTCTTCATAACACGGACCTTCCGTTTGCTGCCCCTGCACCTCTTTATGCTGGCTATTTTTATATTGTTAGAGTGCGGCAGGTATATGGCTGCCCAAAAAGGCATGGACTTCAACAATGAGCCATTTTCAGGAAAGTTCGCCCCTTCTGAAATTCTGCCAAATGCACTGCTGTTGCAATCCTGGACGCATTTGACTAATCCCCTGTCGTTCAACTATCCGTCTTGGAGCATCAGTATCGAGTATTACACCTACATGATCTTCGCCCTTATCCTGGGCATCGCTTTCGGCATCCGGACATGGGCGTGGGCAACGATGGTACTCGTGGCCCTGGCACTGATGTATGCAGGCAATACCTTCTTCACCATCGAATCGCTCCGGGGCCTCGCTTACTTTTTCACCGGTTGCCTGGCGTACACCGTGTATGTGAAGCTCCCCCGCCCCAACCAGACCCAGACCTGGTTGCTGACAACGCTTGAAGTGCTGGCGCTGGCAGCGGCGCTGGTTTTCGTGGTCAACGATTTTGCAGCCAAGCAGCTGTTGGCCAGCCCCGTGTTCGGTGTCATCGTTGTGATATTCGCCTTTGATGGCGGGTCCGTGTCGCGGTTGTTGGCGCGACGTGGCTTCGGTTTTCTCGGCAAGTTGTCTTATTCCATCTACCTGACCCACGCGGCCGTTCTGTTTTGCGTAGTGTCAGCGTTTATGGTGGCGAGAAAAATCTTTGGCGTTGACATTGCACCGATGGTCGACGGGACTCGTTACCTGGACCTCGGTAACGTACCGCTCAATAACCTCATCGCTTTGCTGGTAGTGGGATTGGTCGTTCTGGTGTCGATGTTCACCTACCGGTATGTCGAAATGACCGGGCAATCCCTTGGCCGAGCGCTTGCCAACAACACCGCACACAGCAGTCCCGCATTGAGATCCGATACTGAGATTTGA
- the dcd gene encoding dCTP deaminase, with protein MSIKSDKWIRRMAQEHGMIEPFVERQMRGEGADRLISFGVSSYGYDVRCADEFKVFTNINSATVDPKNFDEKSFVDVKSDVCIIPPNSFALARTVEYFRIPRNVLTICLGKSTYARCGIIVNVTPLEPEWEGHVTLEFSNTTTLPAKIYANEGVAQMLFLESDEECEVSYKDRGGKYQGQRGVTLPRT; from the coding sequence ATGAGCATCAAATCGGACAAGTGGATTCGCCGCATGGCGCAAGAGCACGGCATGATCGAGCCCTTCGTCGAGCGCCAGATGCGTGGCGAAGGCGCCGACCGGCTGATCTCCTTCGGTGTCTCCAGCTACGGCTACGACGTGCGCTGCGCCGACGAATTCAAGGTGTTCACCAACATCAATTCGGCCACCGTCGACCCGAAGAACTTCGACGAGAAGAGCTTCGTCGACGTCAAGAGCGACGTGTGCATCATCCCGCCGAACTCCTTCGCCCTGGCCCGCACCGTCGAATACTTCCGCATTCCGCGCAACGTGCTGACCATCTGCCTGGGCAAGAGCACCTATGCCCGTTGCGGCATCATCGTCAACGTCACGCCGCTGGAACCCGAGTGGGAAGGCCACGTGACCCTGGAATTCTCCAACACCACGACCCTGCCGGCGAAAATCTACGCCAACGAGGGTGTGGCGCAGATGCTGTTCCTTGAATCCGATGAAGAATGCGAAGTGTCCTACAAGGACCGTGGCGGCAAGTACCAGGGCCAGCGCGGTGTGACCCTACCGCGTACCTGA
- a CDS encoding MGMT family protein: protein MTDTPADTENATQIRRTTLYLTLAQVPAGKVVTYGQLAEMAGLGRAARWVGRTLSQLPNDTKLPWHRVLAAGGRISLPAGSASGDEQRARLRMEGVSVLNNRVDIQRHGWRPVEHSG, encoded by the coding sequence GTGACTGACACACCTGCGGACACCGAGAACGCCACCCAAATCCGCCGCACGACCCTTTACTTGACCCTGGCCCAGGTGCCGGCGGGCAAGGTCGTCACCTATGGCCAACTCGCCGAAATGGCCGGCCTGGGCCGCGCGGCGCGCTGGGTGGGAAGAACCCTCAGCCAGTTGCCAAACGACACCAAGCTGCCCTGGCATCGGGTATTGGCTGCCGGTGGTCGGATCAGTCTGCCGGCGGGCAGCGCCTCGGGGGATGAACAGCGCGCACGCCTGCGCATGGAAGGGGTCAGTGTCCTGAACAATCGTGTTGATATTCAGCGCCATGGCTGGCGCCCGGTAGAGCACAGCGGTTAG
- a CDS encoding transporter substrate-binding domain-containing protein, translating into MKKALLTLSALALCMAAGVATAKEYKELRFGVDPSYAPFESKAADGSLVGFDIDLGNAICAELKVKCKWVESDFDGMIPGLKAKKFDGVISSMTVTPAREKVIDFSNELFSGPTAYVFKKGSGLSEDVASLKGKTVGYEQGTIQEAYAKAVLDKAGVKTQAYQNQDQVYADLTSGRLDAAIQDMLQAELGFLKSPKGEGYEVSKPVDSELLPSKTAIGINKGNKELKALLDKGIKALHDDGTYAEIQKKHFGDLNLYSGK; encoded by the coding sequence ATGAAAAAAGCACTGCTGACCCTTTCTGCACTGGCGTTGTGCATGGCCGCTGGCGTCGCCACAGCCAAGGAATACAAGGAACTACGTTTTGGTGTCGACCCTTCCTACGCCCCGTTCGAGTCCAAGGCCGCTGACGGCAGCCTGGTCGGTTTCGACATCGACCTGGGCAATGCGATCTGCGCAGAGCTGAAGGTCAAATGCAAATGGGTCGAAAGCGATTTCGACGGCATGATCCCGGGCCTCAAGGCCAAAAAATTCGACGGCGTGATCTCCTCCATGACCGTGACCCCGGCGCGGGAAAAAGTCATCGACTTCTCCAACGAGCTGTTCTCCGGCCCAACGGCCTATGTCTTCAAGAAGGGCTCGGGCCTGAGCGAAGACGTTGCCTCGCTCAAAGGCAAGACCGTCGGCTATGAGCAGGGCACCATCCAGGAAGCCTACGCCAAGGCCGTGCTGGACAAGGCTGGCGTCAAGACCCAGGCCTATCAGAACCAGGACCAGGTCTACGCCGACCTGACCTCCGGCCGCCTCGACGCGGCGATCCAGGACATGCTCCAGGCTGAGCTGGGCTTCCTGAAATCGCCAAAGGGCGAAGGCTATGAAGTCAGCAAGCCGGTGGACAGCGAACTGCTGCCATCCAAGACCGCCATCGGTATCAATAAAGGTAACAAAGAGCTGAAGGCGCTTTTGGATAAAGGTATCAAAGCGTTACACGACGACGGCACGTACGCCGAGATCCAGAAAAAACACTTTGGCGATCTGAATCTGTACAGCGGCAAATAA
- a CDS encoding ligase-associated DNA damage response DEXH box helicase, which translates to MATSNNFANQWFGARGWKPFAFQKQVWAAVKRGESGLLHASTGAGKTYAVWFAALNRFARPVPPPDKPRKRKPPAEPLTVLWITPMRALAADTGKALEAPLADLQVPWSVGLRTGDTSASERARQGRRLPTALITTPESLTLMLARADAQAAASTLRMVVVDEWHELLGNKRGVQLQLALARLRRWHPELIVWGVSATLGNQAHAEQVLIPQGNGISVQGANGKALQVDTLLPPALERFPWAGHIGLKMLPQVVAEIDASRSCLVFTNTRAQSEIWYQALLEARPDWAGLIALHHSSLSRDTRDWVEQALKDGQLKAVVCTSSLDLGVDFLPVERVLQIGSAKGVARLMQRAGRSGHAPGRTSRVTLVPTHSLELIEAAAAQDAVAQRRIEPRESPRKPLDVLVQHLVSMALGGGFVPEELFEEVRGAWAYRDLNPAEWAWALAFVRHGGLTLTAYPDYRRVEPDEHGVWRVPDARLARRHRMSIGTIVSDASLQLKFWSKGGGGKTLGSVEEGFIARLRPGDGFLFAGRLLELVRVEDMTAYVRRSQAKKAAVPRWNGGRMPLSSELAAAVVARLSEAATGRFEGPEMQAVQPLLLTQQRWSGLPTQHTLLAEALKSREGWHLFLYPFAGRQVHLGLASLLAWRVSRQQPLTFSIAVNDYGLELLSATAVDWSHYLTPSLLSIDHLLADVLASLNAGELALRRFREIARIAGLVFAGYPGAPKSTRQVQASSGLFFQVFKQYDADNLLLAQAGEEVLREELDIRRLEQTLQRLNTLKLDLHVIKRPTPLGFPLLVERFRESMSSEKLADRIRRMVSELEKTADRGDA; encoded by the coding sequence ATGGCGACATCCAACAATTTCGCAAACCAGTGGTTCGGCGCCCGCGGCTGGAAGCCGTTCGCCTTTCAGAAGCAGGTATGGGCCGCGGTCAAGCGCGGGGAATCCGGGCTGTTGCACGCCAGCACCGGCGCCGGCAAGACCTATGCGGTGTGGTTTGCCGCCCTCAACCGTTTCGCCCGCCCGGTACCGCCGCCGGACAAACCACGCAAACGCAAGCCGCCGGCCGAACCGCTGACCGTCCTGTGGATCACGCCGATGCGCGCATTGGCGGCCGATACCGGCAAAGCCCTCGAAGCGCCCCTGGCCGACCTGCAAGTGCCCTGGAGTGTCGGCCTGCGCACTGGCGACACCAGCGCCAGCGAGCGCGCCCGCCAGGGCCGTCGCCTGCCCACCGCGCTGATCACCACGCCCGAAAGCCTGACCTTGATGCTCGCCCGGGCCGATGCGCAAGCCGCGGCCTCGACCCTGCGCATGGTCGTGGTGGATGAATGGCACGAATTACTCGGCAACAAACGTGGCGTGCAGTTGCAACTGGCCTTGGCACGCTTGCGGCGCTGGCATCCCGAACTCATCGTCTGGGGCGTGTCCGCGACCCTGGGTAACCAGGCCCACGCCGAGCAGGTGTTGATCCCGCAAGGCAACGGGATCAGTGTGCAAGGGGCCAACGGCAAGGCGCTGCAGGTTGACACACTGCTGCCTCCGGCCCTCGAACGTTTCCCGTGGGCCGGGCACATCGGCCTGAAGATGCTGCCTCAAGTCGTCGCCGAAATCGACGCCAGCCGCAGTTGCTTGGTCTTCACCAACACCCGGGCACAATCGGAAATCTGGTATCAGGCGCTGCTTGAGGCAAGACCCGATTGGGCCGGGCTGATCGCCCTGCACCATAGCTCACTGTCGCGCGACACCCGGGATTGGGTGGAGCAGGCATTGAAGGACGGCCAGCTCAAAGCGGTGGTCTGCACCTCCAGTCTGGACCTGGGGGTGGATTTCCTGCCAGTGGAACGGGTGCTGCAGATCGGCTCGGCCAAGGGGGTGGCGCGGCTGATGCAACGGGCCGGACGCTCCGGTCACGCGCCAGGACGGACCTCCCGGGTGACGCTGGTACCGACCCACAGTCTGGAATTGATCGAGGCCGCCGCCGCGCAGGACGCCGTGGCCCAACGACGCATCGAACCCCGCGAATCCCCCCGCAAGCCACTGGATGTCCTGGTGCAGCACCTGGTGAGCATGGCCCTGGGCGGCGGCTTCGTTCCCGAAGAACTGTTCGAGGAGGTACGTGGCGCCTGGGCCTACCGCGACCTCAACCCGGCTGAATGGGCCTGGGCCCTGGCCTTTGTACGCCACGGCGGCCTGACATTGACCGCCTACCCCGATTACCGACGGGTCGAACCGGACGAACACGGGGTCTGGCGTGTGCCTGACGCCCGCCTGGCCCGGCGTCACCGCATGAGCATCGGCACCATCGTCAGCGATGCCAGCCTGCAATTGAAGTTCTGGAGCAAGGGCGGCGGCGGCAAGACCCTGGGCAGCGTAGAGGAAGGCTTCATCGCTCGCCTGCGGCCCGGCGACGGTTTCCTGTTCGCCGGGCGACTGCTGGAATTGGTCCGGGTCGAAGACATGACCGCCTACGTGCGCCGCAGTCAGGCCAAGAAGGCCGCCGTGCCGCGCTGGAACGGTGGGCGCATGCCGCTTTCCAGCGAACTGGCGGCCGCCGTCGTGGCCCGCTTGAGCGAAGCCGCCACGGGCCGCTTCGAGGGCCCGGAGATGCAAGCCGTGCAGCCCCTGCTGTTGACCCAACAACGCTGGTCCGGCTTGCCCACGCAACACACCTTGCTGGCCGAAGCCCTCAAGTCCCGGGAAGGCTGGCATCTGTTCCTGTACCCATTTGCCGGGCGCCAGGTGCATCTGGGCCTGGCCAGCCTGCTGGCCTGGCGCGTCAGTCGGCAACAACCGCTGACGTTTTCCATTGCCGTCAATGACTACGGCCTGGAACTGCTCAGCGCCACGGCAGTGGATTGGTCGCACTACCTGACCCCGAGCCTGCTGAGCATCGATCACCTGCTGGCCGATGTGCTCGCGAGCCTGAACGCCGGGGAGCTGGCCCTCAGGCGCTTTCGCGAAATCGCCCGGATCGCCGGGCTGGTCTTCGCCGGCTACCCCGGTGCGCCGAAAAGCACCCGGCAAGTCCAGGCCTCCAGTGGGTTGTTCTTCCAGGTGTTCAAACAATACGACGCCGACAATCTGTTGCTGGCCCAGGCCGGGGAGGAAGTCTTGCGTGAAGAATTGGATATCCGTCGACTGGAGCAGACCTTGCAACGCCTCAATACCTTGAAGCTGGACCTGCACGTGATCAAGCGCCCCACCCCGCTTGGGTTCCCGCTGCTGGTGGAGCGGTTCCGGGAAAGCATGAGCTCGGAAAAACTCGCCGACCGTATCCGGCGGATGGTCAGCGAGCTGGAAAAGACTGCCGATCGCGGTGACGCCTGA
- the pdeM gene encoding ligase-associated DNA damage response endonuclease PdeM has product MPAPYPVSLAGEALWLLPEKALYWPDQQALMVADVHFGKAAAYRSLGQPVPHGTTASNIAVLDGLLARLACRQLIFLGDFLHGPGSHAPGTLKALSDWRERHPHVAMTLIRGNHDKRAGDPPSALNIRVVPEPLLLGPFAVQHEPTPHPSRHVLAGHVHPVYHLSGKGRQRLRLACFRLGSEISLLPAFGAFTGGYRVEQDRGCRIFVIGDNEIWPVN; this is encoded by the coding sequence ATGCCAGCGCCGTATCCCGTCAGCCTGGCCGGCGAAGCGCTGTGGTTGCTCCCGGAAAAAGCCTTGTATTGGCCCGATCAGCAAGCGTTGATGGTGGCCGATGTTCATTTCGGCAAGGCCGCCGCCTATCGTAGCCTCGGGCAACCGGTGCCCCACGGCACCACCGCCAGCAACATCGCGGTGTTGGATGGGTTACTGGCGCGCCTGGCGTGTCGACAGTTGATCTTTCTCGGAGATTTTCTCCACGGCCCCGGTTCTCACGCGCCCGGCACCTTGAAGGCACTTTCCGATTGGCGTGAACGACATCCGCACGTGGCCATGACGCTGATTCGTGGCAACCACGACAAACGCGCCGGCGATCCACCGTCAGCGCTGAACATCCGCGTCGTACCGGAGCCGTTGCTGCTGGGCCCTTTCGCCGTGCAGCACGAGCCCACCCCACACCCCAGCCGCCATGTGCTGGCCGGTCACGTACACCCGGTCTACCACCTGAGCGGCAAGGGCCGGCAGCGCCTGCGCCTGGCCTGCTTTCGGCTGGGCAGTGAAATCAGCCTGCTGCCGGCCTTCGGCGCCTTCACAGGTGGCTATCGAGTCGAGCAAGACCGCGGTTGCAGGATTTTTGTCATCGGCGATAACGAAATATGGCCCGTCAACTGA
- a CDS encoding ABC transporter permease yields MFEQLLQNLGLSAFSLQGFGPLLMQGTWMTIKLSALSLLLSVLLGLLGASAKLSSVKLLRIPAQLYTTLIRGVPDLVLMLLIFYSLQTWLTSFTDFMEWEYIEIDPFGAGVITLGFIYGAYFTETFRGAILAVPRGQVEAATAYGLKRGQRFRFVVFPQMMRFALPGIGNNWMVMLKATALVSIIGLADLVKAAQDAGKSTYQLFYFLVLAALIYLLITSASNFILRWLERRYAAGAREAVR; encoded by the coding sequence ATGTTCGAACAACTCCTACAAAATCTGGGGCTCTCCGCCTTCAGCCTGCAGGGCTTCGGCCCGCTGCTGATGCAAGGCACCTGGATGACCATCAAGCTGTCGGCCCTGTCCTTATTGTTGAGCGTCTTGCTCGGCCTGCTGGGCGCCAGCGCCAAGCTGTCCAGCGTCAAACTGCTGCGAATCCCTGCCCAGCTCTACACTACGCTGATCCGCGGCGTACCCGACCTGGTGCTGATGCTGCTGATCTTCTACAGCCTGCAAACCTGGCTGACTTCGTTTACCGACTTCATGGAATGGGAATACATCGAGATCGACCCATTCGGCGCCGGGGTGATCACCCTGGGCTTCATCTATGGCGCGTATTTCACCGAAACCTTTCGCGGCGCGATCCTCGCGGTCCCCCGGGGCCAGGTCGAAGCCGCCACGGCCTATGGCCTCAAGCGTGGCCAGCGGTTTCGCTTCGTGGTGTTTCCACAAATGATGCGCTTTGCCCTGCCGGGTATCGGCAACAACTGGATGGTGATGCTCAAGGCCACCGCGCTGGTGTCGATCATCGGCCTGGCTGACCTGGTCAAGGCGGCCCAGGATGCGGGCAAGAGCACCTACCAACTGTTCTACTTCCTGGTGCTGGCGGCATTGATCTATCTGCTGATCACCAGCGCGTCCAATTTCATCCTGCGCTGGCTTGAACGCCGCTACGCCGCCGGAGCCCGGGAGGCGGTGCGATGA
- a CDS encoding DUF481 domain-containing protein, with translation MLSRTLLCLAVTSASMPLLADTVWLKNGDKLSGKITVFDGGKLLIQTDYAGAIPIDWKQVKTLESDQQLLVKQDAYTGEKAKALQAAEDGKVTLANGDAPKTVELASIQQILKPKPVVEDLVWKGNIDAALDYQRAENDTDDYDIDFKTSARHGRWRHTAEGEYNREFQDDVVSTDNWRLEYSLDRFLTDKWFWQGRLNYKRDKVEDLARQRVVGTGPGYQFWDDELGAFSLGSLLNRTDYEYRDGGKDNFYSVAMKWDYNRYLIGKRVEFFTNGEVGKPLSGVAEYAYDAEVGLRYKVTDWASLNLKAEKDVIEGTEDSDLSKTRYTAGFGVTW, from the coding sequence ATGTTGTCTAGAACCCTGCTATGCCTGGCTGTTACCAGCGCCTCCATGCCCTTGCTCGCCGACACTGTCTGGTTGAAGAATGGGGACAAACTCAGTGGCAAGATTACCGTTTTCGATGGCGGTAAGTTGCTGATCCAGACCGATTACGCCGGTGCGATTCCCATCGACTGGAAACAGGTCAAGACCCTGGAGAGCGATCAGCAACTCCTGGTCAAGCAGGATGCCTACACCGGCGAGAAGGCCAAGGCGCTGCAGGCGGCCGAGGATGGCAAGGTCACCCTGGCCAACGGTGATGCGCCCAAGACCGTCGAGCTGGCCAGTATCCAGCAGATCCTCAAGCCCAAGCCGGTGGTCGAAGACCTGGTGTGGAAAGGCAATATCGACGCCGCGCTGGATTACCAGCGTGCGGAAAACGATACCGATGATTACGACATCGATTTCAAGACCTCGGCCCGCCACGGCAGATGGCGGCACACCGCCGAAGGTGAATACAACCGTGAATTCCAGGATGACGTGGTTTCCACCGATAACTGGCGTCTGGAGTATTCCCTCGACCGGTTCCTGACGGACAAATGGTTCTGGCAAGGTCGCCTGAACTACAAGCGCGACAAAGTCGAAGACCTGGCGCGCCAGCGCGTGGTGGGTACCGGCCCGGGCTACCAGTTCTGGGATGATGAACTGGGGGCGTTCTCTCTGGGTTCGCTGCTGAACCGCACCGACTATGAATACCGCGACGGCGGCAAGGACAACTTCTATTCCGTCGCGATGAAGTGGGACTACAACCGCTACCTGATCGGCAAGCGCGTCGAGTTCTTCACCAACGGCGAAGTGGGCAAGCCACTGTCCGGCGTGGCGGAGTACGCCTATGACGCTGAAGTGGGGCTGCGCTACAAGGTCACTGATTGGGCGTCGCTCAACCTCAAGGCGGAGAAGGATGTCATCGAGGGTACTGAGGACAGCGATCTGAGCAAGACACGCTACACGGCTGGATTTGGCGTCACCTGGTAG
- a CDS encoding ABC transporter ATP-binding protein, with protein MYKLTIEGLHKSYGEHEVLKGVSLKAKTGDVISLIGASGSGKSTFLRCINFLEQPNDGAMTLDGQPIRMIKDRHGMHVADADELQRIRTRLAMVFQHFNLWSHMTVLENITMAPRRVLGVSKQEADDRARRYLDKVGLPARVAEQYPAFLSGGQQQRVAIARALAMEPEVMLFDEPTSALDPELVGEVLKVIQGLAEEGRTMIMVTHEMSFARKVSNQVLFLHQGLVEEEGAPEDVLGNPTSERLKQFLSGNLK; from the coding sequence ATGTACAAACTGACCATCGAAGGCCTGCATAAAAGCTATGGCGAACATGAAGTGCTCAAGGGCGTTTCGCTCAAGGCCAAGACCGGCGACGTCATCAGCCTCATCGGCGCCAGCGGCTCGGGCAAAAGTACCTTTTTGCGCTGCATCAACTTCCTGGAACAACCCAATGACGGCGCCATGACCCTGGACGGCCAACCGATCCGGATGATCAAGGACCGCCACGGCATGCACGTGGCCGACGCCGACGAACTGCAACGCATCCGCACCCGCCTGGCCATGGTGTTCCAGCACTTCAACCTGTGGAGCCACATGACCGTGCTGGAAAACATCACCATGGCGCCGCGCCGGGTATTGGGTGTGAGCAAGCAGGAAGCCGACGACCGTGCCCGGCGTTATCTCGACAAGGTCGGCCTGCCGGCGCGGGTTGCCGAGCAGTACCCGGCGTTTCTCTCCGGCGGCCAGCAACAGCGCGTGGCCATTGCCCGTGCGCTGGCGATGGAACCGGAGGTGATGCTGTTCGACGAACCCACCTCGGCCCTGGACCCGGAGTTGGTGGGCGAAGTGCTGAAGGTGATCCAGGGCCTGGCCGAAGAGGGCCGGACCATGATCATGGTGACCCACGAAATGAGCTTCGCCCGCAAAGTCTCGAACCAGGTGCTGTTCCTGCACCAGGGCCTGGTGGAAGAAGAAGGCGCTCCGGAAGACGTGCTGGGCAATCCCACCAGCGAACGGCTCAAGCAGTTTCTCAGTGGCAACCTGAAATAA
- a CDS encoding cold-shock protein, whose protein sequence is MSNRQTGTVKWFNDEKGFGFITPQSGDDLFVHFKAIQSDGFKSLKEGQQVSFIATRGQKGMQAEEVQVI, encoded by the coding sequence ATGTCTAATCGCCAAACCGGTACCGTTAAGTGGTTCAACGATGAAAAAGGCTTCGGCTTCATCACCCCACAATCCGGTGACGACCTGTTCGTTCACTTCAAAGCTATCCAATCCGACGGCTTCAAAAGCCTGAAAGAAGGCCAACAGGTTTCTTTCATCGCTACCCGCGGTCAGAAAGGCATGCAAGCTGAAGAAGTTCAAGTTATCTAA
- a CDS encoding ABC transporter permease: MIELLQEYWRPFLYSDGVNITGLAMTLWLLSASLLIGFVVSIPLSIARVSPRFYVRWPVQFYTYLFRGTPLYIQLLICYTGIYSIEAVRAQPMLDSFFRDAMNCTILAFALNTCAYTTEIFAGAIRNMNHGEVEAAKAYGLTGWKLYAYVIMPSALRRSLPYYSNEVILMLHSTTVAFTATVPDVLKVARDANSATFMTFQSFGIAALIYLTVTFALVGLFRLAERRWLAFLGPTH, from the coding sequence ATGATCGAACTTCTGCAGGAATATTGGCGGCCGTTCCTTTACAGCGACGGCGTCAACATCACCGGCCTGGCCATGACCCTGTGGCTGCTCAGCGCCTCGCTGCTGATCGGCTTCGTGGTGTCGATCCCGCTGTCCATCGCCCGGGTTTCACCCAGGTTCTACGTACGCTGGCCCGTGCAGTTCTACACCTACCTGTTCCGGGGCACGCCGCTCTATATCCAGCTGCTGATCTGCTACACCGGCATCTACAGCATCGAGGCGGTACGCGCCCAACCCATGCTCGACAGTTTCTTTCGCGACGCGATGAACTGCACGATCCTGGCCTTTGCCTTGAACACCTGCGCCTACACCACGGAAATTTTCGCCGGGGCGATTCGCAACATGAACCATGGCGAAGTGGAAGCGGCCAAGGCCTACGGCCTGACCGGCTGGAAACTGTACGCCTACGTGATCATGCCCTCGGCGCTGCGGCGCTCGCTGCCGTACTACAGCAATGAAGTCATCTTGATGCTGCACTCGACGACCGTGGCGTTCACCGCTACCGTTCCAGACGTGCTGAAAGTCGCCCGGGATGCCAACTCGGCGACGTTCATGACGTTCCAGTCGTTCGGGATCGCCGCGTTGATCTACCTGACCGTCACCTTTGCGCTGGTGGGCCTCTTCCGCCTCGCCGAACGCCGATGGCTGGCCTTCCTCGGGCCGACCCACTAG
- a CDS encoding succinylglutamate desuccinylase/aspartoacylase family protein, which yields MRHQIHDQLAPVPGTARKIHSFHFGPEKAVGKIYIQSSLHADELPGMLVAWHLKQRLAELEASGHLRHEIVLVPVANPIGLEQVLMDVPLGRYETESGQNFNRRFVDLSEEIGNEIEELLTDDPQHNLMLIRTSLRDALARQTPGTQLQSLRLALQRLACDADMVLDLHCDFEAVAHLYTTPEAWPQVEPLARYIGAEASLLATDSGGQSFDECFTLLWWQLKERFGERFEIPLGSFSVTVELRGQGDVNHGLASLDCQALIEYLIRFGAIDGEPMPMPELPYPATPLAAVEPVATPVGGLLVYSALPGEYLEAGQLIAEIIDPVNDTVTPVHCRNAGLLYARSLRRMATAGMVIAHVAGTEAYRSGYLLSP from the coding sequence ATGCGCCACCAGATCCATGACCAGCTGGCCCCGGTACCGGGGACCGCACGCAAGATCCACAGCTTCCACTTCGGCCCGGAAAAAGCCGTCGGCAAAATCTATATCCAGTCGTCCCTGCACGCCGATGAACTGCCGGGCATGCTGGTCGCCTGGCACCTCAAGCAACGCCTGGCCGAACTCGAGGCGTCGGGCCACCTGCGCCACGAGATCGTGCTGGTACCGGTCGCCAACCCCATCGGCCTCGAACAAGTGCTGATGGACGTGCCTTTGGGTCGCTACGAAACCGAGAGCGGGCAGAACTTCAACCGCCGCTTCGTCGACCTGAGCGAAGAGATCGGCAACGAAATCGAGGAGCTGCTCACCGACGATCCGCAGCACAACCTGATGCTGATCCGCACCAGCCTGCGCGATGCCCTCGCCCGGCAGACCCCAGGCACCCAACTGCAATCCCTGCGCCTGGCCCTGCAACGGCTGGCCTGCGACGCCGACATGGTGCTGGACCTGCATTGCGACTTCGAAGCCGTGGCCCACCTCTACACCACACCCGAAGCCTGGCCCCAGGTCGAGCCGCTGGCCCGCTACATCGGTGCCGAAGCCAGCCTGCTGGCGACCGATTCGGGCGGCCAGTCGTTCGACGAATGCTTCACCCTGCTCTGGTGGCAACTCAAGGAACGCTTCGGCGAACGCTTCGAAATTCCCCTGGGCAGTTTTTCGGTGACCGTGGAATTGCGTGGCCAGGGTGACGTCAACCACGGGCTGGCGAGCCTCGACTGCCAGGCCTTGATCGAATACCTGATCCGCTTCGGCGCCATCGACGGCGAACCGATGCCCATGCCCGAACTGCCCTACCCGGCCACGCCGCTGGCCGCGGTCGAGCCGGTGGCGACGCCCGTGGGCGGGTTGCTGGTCTACAGCGCCCTGCCCGGCGAATACCTGGAGGCGGGGCAACTGATCGCGGAAATCATCGATCCGGTCAACGACACCGTCACCCCCGTTCATTGCCGTAACGCCGGGCTGCTGTACGCCCGTTCGCTGCGTCGCATGGCCACGGCCGGCATGGTGATCGCCCATGTCGCCGGCACCGAGGCCTACCGCAGCGGCTACCTACTTTCGCCTTGA